One part of the Phoenix dactylifera cultivar Barhee BC4 chromosome 4, palm_55x_up_171113_PBpolish2nd_filt_p, whole genome shotgun sequence genome encodes these proteins:
- the LOC103707334 gene encoding protein NETWORKED 1A-like, protein METLPRAESRCLYSWWWASHISPKNSKWLQENLADMDNKIKEMIKLIEEDADSFAKRAEMFYRKRPEIMKLVEEFYRAYRALAERYDHATGALRQAHRTMAEAFPNEIPLVLTDEPPPGSSALQEDPYSFKMPPPIHELFNPDDLQKDALSVPSQLNEILAVGEETTYPNTTKERVRRGLNFHEEQGKGSEYKLLKKEISRLLTENQDLKSQITSESVRAGRAETEAQSLKDTMSEVKSEKEAAFLQYQQSVERIANLEMEVSHNQEDITKLNDEMLMRAKNLNVAQEKCLLLEKVNQSLQLELEALRQREKEQQEEFNVKQEELEKLHISINDEKQKNLQAEMAQSALEKLHAESQEEMRLLALQIQSGIEKLKDIEPSKVSSEELLKIKAENGRLNEQNLSSALKIINLQDEIIFLKDSIVKLEDEVGLHVEENKLLREELSRLKEGRNDLEQRHFALMEQIQGVNLNVGSLQLLVKELKDGNNELKEIIKKHEDEKAAHLQNLKQMEKVSEKNALVQTSLSNANVELERLREKIKTLEDSCEYFRGKISIHLSEKAVLVSHVEAIARNMEKLLEKNTFLENSLSDLNIELEDLRGKLEGLEKYCRSLHDQNSELIAQKTALVSQVESISESLENLEVKYAESENKHLNLEREKNLTFHQIMELKELLNLEKEERQTVIQSNKSQLSALEHNFFCLQGEIQYREEELEVEQHKLLSAQIEIFILQRCLCDMKEQNIVLSEVCQKHQETSSHAENLILQLDQDRHIQEKNLKSLSLHYEKLRDGVRLILKTLIVEEDWSLDGIKDELLLQLILHEIRCLLKFSSEDKDEKQRLLSEKSVIFGLLEQFGKHMVDMRSERKVLGQESKIRTEELLLLHGKRHELFEMNEKLRQDMQSGNQRQEALKAEMEILYGRLSDFLQVRRSLQSEIDRLLEENCFLSKRLDDLRVKENTLEEENRIILEEAMALEFLCLIFRSFSAEKALELQLLKNDVNYLHEARNELAQENRLMILKMGDLEVEKAGLRDLVVNLGECRRRLVMLENDLDALKHVCEQLNQQIDTGRNLLIQKDMELLQANQKIQQAQDVTVELCRSIESFKLDINKGKMVREELEKKIFTLAEDHAHKKNEILSLHQVNEMLKGELDRVQKEIGEVRSREEHLTSELWRGRDEVKSFEEEIATLLAEIQSTTINAALCEEKVLELTAKCDSLEISAMVRREVLNEEITLRNVYMDELKEKLEAQDRENRELKTYLTAYVPLVMSLWGDVALLEERILTLANPSSSEKQEIKEVPLVPLQSKKSNQQPIKDNCAMDLTGILKLQQLHAKVEALQKVVMDAGRLLGKERFDSDYSLEAARKEIEGFKSKGNSDDEITKVKHEQKMKDIQLDLVSNSSRHGNSVGSYGLRETGNAKSNDQTLELWRTTERGRNNYIEITPSGTTVHDLKYHQMKAMEEGKGKQPICELLDEKELGIDKLELPEKAMMEPHQEWNRRVIERLSSDAQRLLVLQASVQELKANMGTSEEVSKPRGFEFDTVKAQLKEAEGIISQLIDTNSKMTKKAKDFISSSDNLLEDNVEMGSTSQRIISERAQRVSEKTGRLELELQKIQYTLLKLEEEHANKGTRAAGKRSKIYLRDYLYGRRNSRRQKKSPTCGCFRLKPKDE, encoded by the exons AGCAGAAAGATATGATCATGCAACTGGAGCACTTCGCCAGGCTCATCGAACAATGGCAGAAGCATTCCCCAATGAAATCCCATTAGTGTTGACCGATGAGCCCCCACCTGGATCTTCTGCCTTGCAGGAGGATCCTTATTCTTTTAAGATGCCTCCACCCATTCATGAACTGTTCAACCCTGATGACTTACAGAAGGATGCATTGAGTGTGCCCTCACAGTTGAATGAGATATTAGCAGTTGGAGAGGAGACTACCTATCCAAATACCACTAAGGAGAGGGTAAGACGAGGCTTGAATTTCCATGAGGAACAAGGAAAAGGGTCAGAATATAAGCTACTGAAAAAAGAAATTTCCCGGTTACTGACAGAAAATCAAGATCTTAAGAGCCAAATTACATCAGAGTCAGTCCGTGCCGGCAGAGCTGAAACTGAAGCACAAAGCCTGAAAGACACCATGTCTGAAGTAAAATCTGAAAAGGAAGCTGCCTTTCTTCAATACCAGCAATCCGTGGAAAGGATAGCTAACTTGGAGATGGAAGTCTCTCACAACCAAGAAGACATTACAAAGCTTAATGATGAGATGTTAATGAGAGCTAAGAATCTGAATGTTGCACAGGAGAAATGCCTTTTACTGGAGAAAGTAAATCAATCGCTACAGTTGGAACTCGAGGCTCTTAGGCAGAGAGAAAAAGAGCAACAGGAAGAATTTAATGTCAAGCAAGAAGAGCTGGAGAAACTCCACATTTCCATCAAcgatgaaaaacaaaaaaatttgcAGGCTGAAATGGCTCAAAGTGCTTTGGAGAAGCTGCATGCTGAATCTCAAGAAGAGATGAGGCTTTTGGCGCTGCAAATTCAAAGTGGAATCGAAAAGCTGAAGGACATCGAACCAAGCAAAGTGAGCTCAGAAGAACTACTGAAGATTAAGGCGGAAAATGGTAGACTGAACGAACAAAACCTTTCTTCTGCTTTAAAGATAATCAATCTGCAGGATGAGATAATTTTCTTAAAAGATTCAATAGtgaaacttgaagatgaagtGGGTCTGCATGTGGAGGAAAACAAACTTCTTCGGGAAGAGCTCTCCCGTCTAAAAGAAGGTAGAAATGATTTAGAACAGAGACATTTTGCACTAATGGAGCAAATACAAGGAGTGAATTTGAATGTAGGGTCCCTTCAGCTATTAGTTAAGGAGTTGAAAGATGGAAATAATGAACTAAAGGAGATCATTAAGAAACATGAAGATGAAAAAGCTGCTCATTTGCAGAACCTAAAACAAATGGAGAAAGTGTCAGAGAAGAATGCTCTTGTGCAAACCTCTCTTTCAAATGCAAATGTCGAGTTAGAAAGATTAAGAGAGAAGATAAAGACATTAGAAGACTCCTGTGAATATTTCCGTGGCAAGATTTCCATCCATCTATCTGAAAAGGCTGTGCTGGTCTCCCATGTAGAGGCTATTGCTCGGAATATGGAGAAGCTTTTGGAGAAAAATACATTCTTGGAGAACTCCCTATCTGATCTGAACATCGAACTTGAAGATCTGAGAGGAAAGCTGGAAGGCCTTGAGAAATATTGTCGATCTCTTCATGATCAAAATTCCGAACTCATTGCTCAAAAGACTGCTCTTGTGTCTCAG GTAGAAAGCATTAGTGAGAGTCTGGAAAACTTGGAAGTTAAGTATGCAGAATCAGAAAACAAACACTTGAATTTAGAGAGGGAGAAAAATTTGACATTTCATCAAATAATGGAGCTAAAGGAGTTATTGAATCTTGAAAAGGAAGAGCGTCAAACTGTTATCCAGTCCAACAAGAGTCAGCTGAGTGCTTTAGAGCACAATTTTTTTTGCCTACAAGGAGAAATTCAGTATAGAGAGGAGGAGCTTGAAGTGGAACAGCATAAACTTTTAAGTGCCCAAATTGAGATCTTCATCTTGCAGAGATGCTTGTGTGATATGAAAGAACAAAATATAGTTCTTTCTGAAGTTTGTCAGAAACATCAAGAGACATCAAGCCATGCAGAAAATTTGATTTTGCAACTCGACCAGGATCGCCACATTCAAGAGAAAAATCTAAAATCTCTGTCGTTGCATTATGAAAAGCTGAGGGATGGTGTTCGTCTCATATTAAAAACTCTAATAGTTGAGGAGGATTGGTCTTTGGATGGTATCAAAGATGAATTACTTTTACAGCTTATTTTGCATGAAATTagatgcttgctgaaatttagttCAGAGGACAAGGATGAAAAACAGCGTCTGCTTTCTGAGAAATCAGTTATTTTTGGCCTTCTGGAGCAGTTTGGAAAGCACATGGTAGATATGAGATCAGAAAGGAAGGTTCTCGggcaagaatctaaaataaggACTGAGGAACTGTTACTGTTGCATGGCAAAAGGCATGAACTCTTTGAGATGAATGAAAAGTTGAGGCAGGATATGCAATCAGGTAATCAAAGACAGGAAGCACTCAAGGCTGAAATGGAGATTCTTTATGGACGGTTATCAGATTTTCTGCAGGTTCGTCGCTCATTGCAAAGTGAGATTGATAGGTTACTAGAAGAAAATTGCTTCTTGTCAAAGAGACTTGATGACTTGAGGGTGAAAGAGAacacattggaagaggaaaacAGAATCATCCTTGAAGAGGCCATGGCCCTAGAATTTCTTTGCCTGATCTTCAGAAGTTTCAGTGCTGAGAAAGCATTAGAGCTACAATtattgaaaaatgatgtgaactATCTTCATGAGGCTAGAAATGAGCTTGCCCAGGAGAACAGACTAATGATTTTAAAAATGGGAGATCTAGAAGTTGAAAAAGCAGGTCTTAGGGACTTGGTTGTTAATCTGGGTGAGTGCAGAAGGCGTTTGGTGATGCTTGAGaatgatcttgatgcattaaaaCATGTCTGTGAACAACTGAACCAACAAATTGATACAGGAAGGAACCTTCTAATACAGAAAGACATGGAGCTGTTACAAGCAAATCAAAAGATCCAACAAGCACAAGATGTGACAGTAGAATTATGTCGAAGTATTGAGAGCTTTAAGCTAGATATTAATAAGGGTAAGATGGTAAGAGAAGAGTTAGAGAAGAAGATATTCACTTTGGCAGAAGATCATGCCCATAAGAAAAATGAGATTCTAAGTCTTCATCAAGTAAATGAGATGTTGAAAGGAGAACTTGATAGAGTGCAGAAAGAGATTGGAGAGGTTAGAAGCAGAGAAGAGCATCTGACTTCTGAACTGTGGAGAGGAAGAGATGAGGTCAAGTCCTTTGAGGAGGAAATTGCAACATTATTAGCTGAAATTCAATCTACCACCATCAATGCAGCGCTCTGTGAAGAAAAGGTGCTTGAACTAACAGCAAAATGTGATAGCCTTGAGATAAGTGCTATGGTACGAAGGGAAGTGCTGAATGAGGAAATCACTCTAAGAAATGTGTATATGGATGAGTTGAAGGAAAAACTGGAGGCTCAGGATAGAGAAAACAGAGAACTTAAGACATACTTAACTGCATATGTTCCCCTTGTCATGTCTTTGTGGGGTGATGTTGCCTTGCTGGAAGAGCGCATCCTTACGCTAGCCAATCCTAGTTCATCAGAAAAGCAAGAAATAAAG GAAGTTCCTTTGGTGCCTCTTCAGAGTAAGAAGAGCAATCAACAACCTATCAAAGATAATTGTGCCATGGATCTGACAGGAATTCTGAAGTTGCAACAATTGCATGCCAAAGTTGAAGCACTCCAGAAGGTGGTCATGGATGCTGGAAGACTTTTAGGGAAGGAAAGATTTGACTCGGATTATAGTCTGGAAGCTGCAAGGAAAGAAATTGAAGGCTTCAAATCAAAGGGAAACTCAGATGATGAAATCACTAAAGTGAAGCATGAGCAGAAGATGAAGGATATACAACTTGATCTTGTTTCAAATTCTTCACGACATGGCAATAGTGTTGGTTCATATGGGCTAAGAGAGACAGGAAATGCCAAATCTAATGATCAGACACTTGAATTATGGCGAACAACTGAAAGGGGTCGCAACAATTACATAGAGATAACTCCATCAGGAACTACAGTGCATGATTTGAAGTATCACCAGATGAAAGCAATGGAGGAAGGAAAGGGCAAGCAACCTATCTGTGAACTGCTGGATGAAAAAGAGTTGGGCATCGACAAGCTGGAGCTACCCGAAAAAGCTATGATGGAACCCCATCAAGAATGGAACAGAAGGGTCATTGAGAGGCTTTCTTCTGATGCTCAGAGGCTGTTGGTCCTTCAAGCAAGTGTACAGGAACTGAAAGCAAATATGGGAACATCTGAAGAGGTTAGTAAACCAAGAGGTTTTGAATTTGATACAGTCAAAGCACAGTTGAAAGAGGCTGAGGGAATCATCTCGCAGTTGATTGATACCAACAGCAAGATGACAAAGAAGGCTAAAGACTTCATCTCATCCTCTGACAATTTGCTTGAGGACAATGTAGAGATGGGGAGCACAAGCCAAAGGATAATCTCAGAACGGGCACAGAGGGTGTCAGAAAAGACTGGAAGGTTGGAACTGGAGCTGCAAAAAATCCAGTATACGTTGCTGAAACTTGAGGAAGAACATGCAAATAAGGGAACAAGAGCTGCAGGAAAAAGATCAAAAATCTATTTGCGGGACTATCTTTATGGAAGGAGAAACAGCCGTAGACAGAAGAAATCCCCTACTTGTGGCTGCTTCAGGCTTAAACCAAAGGATGAGTAG